A single Bacteroidota bacterium DNA region contains:
- the argF gene encoding ornithine carbamoyltransferase has translation MAFNLRNRNFLKLLDFSPKEIKFLLDLSADLKAAKYAGIEQKRLSGKNIALIFEKASTRTRCAFEVAALDQGAHVTYLGPTGSQIGKKETMKDTARVLGRMYDGIEYRGFGQKIVEELGEFSGVPVWNGLTNEFHPTQILADLLTMMEHSDKPLNKISFAYLGDARNNMGNSLLVGAAKMGMDFRAAAPKSCFPDEKLVEECMEIAKETGAKITITENLDEAVKGVDFLYTDVWVSMGEPDEVWEKRIKEMLPYQVNKKAMDKTGNKDVKFLHCLPAFHNRDTTIGEEIYQKFGIEAMEVSEEVFESEASVVFDEAENRMHTIKAVMVATLGE, from the coding sequence ATGGCATTTAATTTAAGAAATAGAAATTTTCTAAAACTTTTAGATTTTAGTCCTAAAGAAATTAAGTTTTTATTAGACCTTTCGGCAGATTTAAAAGCTGCGAAATATGCAGGTATTGAACAAAAAAGACTCAGTGGAAAAAATATTGCATTAATTTTTGAGAAAGCCTCTACCAGAACAAGATGTGCGTTTGAAGTAGCAGCACTCGATCAGGGAGCCCATGTAACTTATCTTGGCCCAACAGGCTCACAAATTGGGAAGAAAGAAACAATGAAAGATACAGCCCGAGTTCTTGGCAGAATGTATGATGGAATCGAATACAGGGGTTTTGGTCAAAAGATTGTTGAAGAATTGGGAGAATTTTCGGGAGTGCCTGTTTGGAATGGGCTCACTAACGAATTTCATCCTACACAAATACTTGCAGATTTGTTGACAATGATGGAACATTCCGATAAGCCTCTAAATAAGATATCTTTCGCATATCTTGGCGATGCAAGAAATAATATGGGAAATTCGTTGCTTGTAGGTGCAGCAAAAATGGGAATGGACTTTAGAGCAGCAGCTCCAAAATCTTGCTTCCCTGACGAAAAACTCGTTGAAGAATGTATGGAAATCGCAAAAGAAACTGGTGCAAAAATCACTATTACAGAAAATCTTGATGAAGCTGTAAAAGGTGTTGATTTTCTATATACCGATGTTTGGGTTTCAATGGGTGAGCCCGACGAAGTTTGGGAAAAAAGAATTAAAGAAATGTTGCCTTATCAGGTGAACAAAAAGGCGATGGATAAAACCGGAAATAAAGATGTGAAATTTTTGCATTGTCTTCCTGCATTTCACAATCGTGATACTACTATTGGTGAAGAGATATATCAAAAATTCGGAATCGAAGCAATGGAAGTAAGCGAGGAAGTTTTCGAGTCTGAAGCGTCTGTGGTTTTCGATGAAGCAGAAAATCGTATGCACACTATAAAAGCTGTAATGGTAGCTACACTTGGCGAATAG
- a CDS encoding S8 family serine peptidase, translated as MTNLPGISYIQVDQKVKKKLDAALAETNVTAVHLGTNLPQAYTGEGVVVGVIDGGFDMTHPAFRDSSGNLRIQRVWVQNVNAGNPPSAYGYGTELTDAADMLSIGQTSDSQSHGTHVTSIAAGRGVGLDEMFGGVAPNADIVIVEPDFSTAGESAITDGISYIFNYADSVGKPAVINMSLGHHSGPHDGTSLFDQFIDAIVGEGKILVGSVSNEGDRPVHIAYDLQANDTLRSFIGTYSTEGSGEVSIWGQPGASFDVSMKFDDFSTGSNIGTTAFLPSSADTTVEIVFAGGDITISIDVDDASVLNSKPNIMIMIEMSALLSQQVVPELILTGTAGSLHLWSEVGLESFGIGGYTEGNSDISCNEIGGTADGIISVGAYTTKTSFMGLDGNTHDAQGTVLGELGAFSSHGPTVDGRTKPEITAPGDVLIAAVNATYPYVAEEYPPAYEYQEGNTSWYFGGATGTSMSSPFVAGIVALLLEANDTLNVTQVKEILATTARTDSLTGTIPPGGSNLWGWGKVDALAAIQELETYSTEDILKNNRAVQIFPNPTSASITVFFENKKEDVMIQITDISGKLVWSENWSDGCDYAKNIDLSSFKAGIYFLSLRDNENIITSKIVKY; from the coding sequence ATGACCAATCTGCCTGGAATCAGTTATATCCAGGTTGACCAAAAAGTAAAAAAAAAGTTAGACGCCGCACTCGCCGAAACAAACGTAACAGCGGTTCATCTGGGAACTAACCTTCCTCAGGCATATACTGGTGAAGGAGTCGTTGTAGGCGTAATCGACGGTGGTTTTGATATGACCCACCCTGCCTTCCGCGACAGCTCAGGCAATTTACGCATACAGAGGGTTTGGGTACAAAACGTTAATGCAGGAAACCCGCCTTCTGCTTATGGATACGGAACAGAATTGACTGATGCAGCTGACATGTTGAGTATTGGCCAAACCTCCGATAGTCAGTCGCACGGTACACATGTAACTTCTATTGCTGCCGGCAGGGGGGTTGGTCTTGATGAAATGTTTGGTGGAGTTGCCCCAAATGCTGATATAGTAATTGTTGAACCAGATTTTTCCACTGCTGGTGAGTCGGCAATCACTGATGGCATCAGCTATATCTTCAATTATGCAGATTCGGTTGGCAAGCCTGCTGTTATCAACATGAGTTTGGGGCACCATTCCGGGCCACATGATGGCACTTCCTTGTTTGATCAGTTTATTGATGCAATAGTAGGAGAAGGAAAGATTTTGGTGGGATCGGTTAGCAATGAAGGAGACAGACCTGTACATATTGCCTACGATTTACAGGCAAATGATACACTCCGTAGCTTTATAGGAACATACAGTACTGAGGGAAGTGGAGAAGTAAGCATTTGGGGGCAACCCGGAGCTTCTTTCGATGTGTCCATGAAATTTGATGATTTTTCCACAGGTAGCAATATAGGTACAACAGCATTCTTACCTTCCTCCGCAGATACAACTGTTGAAATTGTATTTGCAGGTGGAGATATAACCATTAGTATTGATGTGGATGATGCCTCGGTTTTAAATTCCAAACCCAATATAATGATAATGATAGAGATGAGCGCATTGTTGTCCCAACAAGTTGTGCCGGAATTAATACTGACTGGAACCGCAGGATCGCTTCATTTATGGAGTGAAGTTGGTTTGGAAAGTTTTGGTATTGGTGGTTATACAGAAGGAAATTCTGACATTTCCTGTAATGAAATAGGGGGAACGGCTGATGGCATTATATCAGTGGGAGCTTATACCACAAAGACTTCTTTTATGGGATTAGATGGGAATACACACGATGCACAGGGGACAGTATTGGGCGAGTTGGGAGCATTTTCCAGCCATGGTCCAACCGTTGATGGCAGGACCAAGCCAGAAATCACGGCTCCTGGAGATGTGCTAATTGCAGCCGTAAATGCTACATATCCTTACGTTGCCGAAGAATACCCGCCAGCATACGAATACCAAGAAGGAAATACCTCCTGGTATTTCGGGGGAGCTACCGGCACTTCCATGTCTTCTCCTTTTGTTGCGGGCATAGTTGCCCTTTTACTCGAAGCAAACGACACACTGAACGTAACACAAGTAAAAGAAATTCTTGCTACAACAGCTCGTACCGATAGTTTGACAGGCACTATTCCGCCTGGAGGCAGCAATCTTTGGGGCTGGGGAAAGGTAGATGCACTGGCAGCTATACAGGAATTAGAAACATATTCTACGGAGGATATTTTGAAAAACAATAGAGCTGTCCAAATTTTCCCAAATCCAACTTCGGCCTCTATTACTGTGTTTTTTGAAAACAAAAAAGAGGATGTTATGATTCAAATAACTGATATTTCAGGAAAATTAGTTTGGTCAGAAAATTGGTCAGATGGATGTGATTATGCAAAAAATATTGATCTTTCCTCTTTTAAGGCTGGGATATATTTTCTCAGCCTACGGGATAATGAAAACATTATCACAAGCAAAATAGTAAAGTATTGA
- a CDS encoding TlpA family protein disulfide reductase, producing MTKIIIITFTILFSFLHYGFGQSQDMLKGGDIMIDENTIIKDESGNKVGMSDFMDLMNSGEWMMDPVNDSNGKMKYVQLRKATEEEKKMMAEMPMPGSSSELIGENVPEFKFEDINGNVISSENTKGKVVVLNFWFTACKPCIAEIPELNEVFEKYKNSTNVIFASITFDKEKRVKKFLKKHIIEYPVVSNATELCNLFQITAYPTNIVIDKEGKYLYYETGGFPNIGESISNSIQTALQE from the coding sequence ATGACAAAAATAATCATAATTACATTTACCATATTATTTTCATTCCTTCACTACGGATTTGGTCAAAGTCAGGATATGCTCAAGGGAGGCGATATAATGATTGATGAAAATACGATCATTAAAGATGAATCTGGCAACAAGGTAGGAATGTCTGATTTTATGGATTTAATGAATTCTGGAGAATGGATGATGGATCCTGTAAACGATTCTAATGGCAAAATGAAATATGTACAACTTAGGAAAGCAACCGAAGAAGAAAAAAAGATGATGGCAGAAATGCCAATGCCAGGAAGTAGTTCGGAATTGATCGGGGAAAACGTCCCCGAATTTAAATTTGAAGACATAAATGGTAATGTAATTTCATCGGAAAACACGAAAGGGAAAGTAGTTGTTTTGAATTTCTGGTTTACTGCTTGCAAACCCTGCATTGCTGAAATTCCTGAACTAAATGAAGTTTTTGAAAAATATAAAAATAGCACAAATGTGATATTTGCATCTATCACATTCGATAAAGAAAAAAGAGTAAAAAAGTTTTTAAAAAAGCATATTATTGAATATCCAGTAGTATCAAATGCAACAGAATTGTGTAATCTATTTCAGATCACAGCTTATCCAACGAATATAGTTATTGATAAAGAAGGAAAGTATCTTTATTATGAGACAGGAGGATTTCCTAATATCGGGGAATCAATTTCAAATTCAATCCAGACAGCTTTACAAGAATAA
- a CDS encoding S41 family peptidase, producing MKKIIYLVLVGLIIIIASCEKILMNPNPETTNTTIFNEYVTLVKEKYAMLEFKGVDIQHLEDSIRAIVNNNMTETELFEQLSIISLRLRDGHSKLEDDKNRKGAYYDNKSGYPLGFQVDILADNYTGKSVNPDLQILDELQALYGFLPQDNEIAYLWVPSWNVEISDDEIEQIFASFSNAKGLIFDMRQNGGGDPSLATKFASYLTDKPVYTGFERFKTGPGANDFSDSHVTMQPTSSSNKFLKPVMVLTDRFCYSASTTFAYSVNPLDNVTFVGQRTGGGSGSTADGFLANGWRWQLSTSEFIDHLGNHLDDGFDPDIPVTLDTLITTQDEVIERAILELQ from the coding sequence ATGAAAAAGATAATATATTTAGTATTAGTAGGGTTGATAATAATAATCGCATCCTGCGAAAAAATATTAATGAACCCAAATCCGGAAACAACAAATACAACTATTTTTAACGAATATGTAACATTAGTAAAAGAGAAATATGCAATGTTAGAGTTTAAAGGTGTAGATATTCAACATCTGGAAGATTCTATTAGAGCCATAGTGAATAATAATATGACCGAGACGGAATTATTTGAACAACTCTCAATTATTTCACTCCGATTGAGAGATGGACATTCGAAGTTAGAAGACGATAAAAATAGAAAAGGAGCATACTATGATAACAAATCGGGCTACCCCCTTGGTTTTCAGGTTGATATTCTTGCAGATAATTACACAGGTAAAAGTGTTAACCCGGATTTGCAGATTTTAGATGAACTTCAAGCTTTATATGGGTTCCTGCCTCAAGATAATGAAATAGCATATTTGTGGGTTCCATCTTGGAATGTAGAAATTTCTGATGATGAAATCGAGCAGATATTTGCATCATTTTCGAATGCAAAAGGATTAATATTTGATATGCGTCAGAATGGAGGAGGTGATCCCTCTCTCGCTACGAAATTTGCTTCATATTTAACAGACAAGCCTGTTTATACAGGATTTGAAAGATTTAAAACAGGACCGGGAGCCAACGATTTTTCAGACAGTCATGTTACAATGCAACCTACAAGTAGTTCCAATAAATTTCTAAAACCTGTTATGGTATTGACTGATAGGTTTTGTTACAGTGCTTCAACTACATTTGCCTATTCTGTTAACCCATTAGACAATGTCACTTTTGTAGGTCAACGAACAGGTGGTGGCAGTGGTTCAACTGCCGATGGCTTTTTAGCCAATGGGTGGCGATGGCAACTTTCAACGAGTGAATTTATCGATCATCTCGGCAATCACCTTGATGATGGATTTGATCCTGATATTCCGGTTACTTTGGATACTTTGATTACCACTCAGGATGAGGTAATTGAAAGAGCTATTTTGGAGCTGCAATAA
- a CDS encoding DMT family transporter — MINKLTNMDNRINAIILLVIGTIFWGMTFAFTKTALNDIDAYSFLAFRFLIGTILLSLVFFNRLFKINFSTIYKGFLLSIPLTIAFFTQTIGLEFTTASNGGFITAFAIVIVPFLDAINRKSLPSSRIILAIAIATIGLLLITATSISSFNPGDLLMIICAIAFAFYIILVAKESGKSDAILITIVQLLVVSISSFFMALLFDGIQIPSSRDSWTGILFCALFATTFMYTVQNHYQQFLSTNTTVIIFSLEPFFAAITAVVMLSESLSGNIIIGGILIITGTIISEFRMKVAVKKCNL; from the coding sequence ATGATAAATAAGTTAACAAATATGGATAACAGAATCAATGCTATAATTCTGTTAGTTATTGGCACCATATTCTGGGGAATGACCTTTGCCTTTACAAAAACGGCTCTCAATGATATTGATGCATATTCCTTTTTAGCTTTTAGGTTTTTAATAGGCACAATTTTGCTATCTCTGGTATTTTTTAATAGGCTATTCAAAATAAACTTTAGTACCATATATAAAGGATTCCTGCTTTCAATTCCGTTGACAATTGCATTCTTTACACAGACCATTGGTCTTGAATTTACTACAGCATCTAATGGAGGATTTATAACAGCTTTTGCCATCGTCATTGTTCCATTTCTAGATGCCATCAACCGTAAGAGTTTACCTTCATCAAGAATAATTCTGGCAATAGCAATTGCAACTATCGGACTTCTCCTAATTACGGCAACGTCCATTAGCTCTTTCAACCCGGGTGATTTGTTGATGATTATATGTGCAATTGCTTTTGCTTTTTACATCATTCTGGTTGCAAAGGAATCAGGAAAATCCGATGCCATTTTAATAACAATAGTACAATTACTGGTTGTGAGTATTAGCTCATTTTTTATGGCATTACTTTTCGATGGCATACAAATACCCTCAAGCCGTGATAGCTGGACAGGTATTCTTTTTTGTGCATTGTTTGCAACAACCTTTATGTACACAGTTCAAAATCATTATCAGCAATTTTTGTCAACAAATACTACTGTTATAATTTTCTCATTAGAACCGTTTTTTGCAGCAATAACAGCAGTGGTCATGTTGTCAGAATCATTATCGGGCAACATTATTATTGGCGGAATCTTAATAATAACCGGCACAATTATATCTGAATTTAGAATGAAAGTAGCTGTAAAAAAATGTAACCTTTAA
- a CDS encoding outer membrane beta-barrel protein yields the protein MKYVSLTGMFVIIMFSSINAQNFTIGANIGLPTGDFSKAYTFNVAIDASYLWEVSEKFEFGISSGYNHSIGNKIAASTSSYGFKDFQFFPIAGATRFNVSDRFTLGADIGFGISVTSQYDDDTNGLYYRPMIGYTLNEKIQLTTSYLSFDSNAGTGVYSTIDIGISYHF from the coding sequence ATGAAATATGTAAGTTTAACTGGAATGTTTGTAATCATAATGTTTTCAAGCATTAACGCACAAAATTTCACAATAGGCGCTAATATTGGTTTGCCAACTGGGGATTTTAGCAAAGCCTATACTTTTAATGTGGCTATAGATGCATCTTATCTTTGGGAAGTATCCGAAAAATTTGAGTTTGGAATCTCCTCCGGATATAATCATTCTATTGGAAATAAGATAGCTGCAAGTACGTCTTCATATGGATTTAAAGATTTTCAATTTTTCCCGATTGCTGGGGCTACCCGATTCAATGTATCTGACAGATTTACTCTTGGTGCAGACATAGGGTTTGGGATTTCAGTAACCAGCCAATATGATGATGATACTAATGGCTTATATTATCGGCCAATGATTGGCTATACCCTAAACGAAAAAATTCAGCTTACAACGTCCTACTTAAGTTTTGATTCTAATGCTGGAACTGGTGTTTATTCAACTATTGATATAGGAATTAGTTATCATTTCTAA
- a CDS encoding helix-turn-helix transcriptional regulator produces the protein MQINYNITAIVDIFGLFQGLILGSLLLIINRRKVKSTTFLGLFILTYSLNFVSDIFQELNIVEQYPNLIMLPFELVWLEFPLFYIYVQKVSIFSNKKTSYWVLYPGIASIVINIILFLQPIQDKVIIEDSLVYLLYELIGFVFSLYIGFLCIKWINKHIKEVKNQFAAIEFKELRWSRLFVIIGLVYVILGLFVFFIIGNEYIITMTSSIINVALLYWVSLRGILQMNVLTLIPNSKEQIIKKDAHKIEIQNAEKPTVITKELLQKIENYVKKEEAFKQSDLTIMDVAKNVKEHPKRISTVINSLLNQNFNSYVNNFRIEKAKELLNSEHHNFSIDGIGKEVGFNSKSTFYGAFKKNTRMTPSRYKNQNKM, from the coding sequence ATGCAAATAAACTACAACATCACTGCTATTGTTGACATCTTTGGGCTTTTCCAAGGGCTTATTTTGGGTTCTTTACTTTTGATTATTAATAGACGCAAAGTTAAATCTACCACTTTTCTAGGCTTATTCATACTGACATACTCTTTAAATTTTGTTTCAGACATTTTCCAAGAACTAAATATAGTTGAGCAGTACCCCAACCTAATAATGCTACCCTTCGAATTAGTCTGGTTAGAATTTCCGCTGTTTTATATCTATGTGCAGAAAGTATCCATATTTTCCAATAAGAAAACAAGTTATTGGGTGCTTTATCCTGGCATAGCATCCATTGTAATAAACATCATACTATTTTTACAGCCCATACAAGATAAAGTAATAATAGAAGATTCATTGGTTTACTTATTGTATGAGCTTATCGGTTTTGTTTTCTCTTTGTATATTGGGTTTTTATGCATAAAATGGATAAACAAACATATTAAGGAAGTGAAAAATCAGTTTGCAGCTATCGAATTCAAAGAGCTTCGTTGGTCGCGATTATTTGTGATTATTGGGCTTGTCTATGTAATCTTAGGTCTTTTTGTTTTCTTTATTATTGGTAATGAATATATTATTACAATGACCTCCTCAATTATCAATGTTGCATTACTATATTGGGTTTCTTTGCGAGGTATTCTTCAAATGAATGTGCTTACATTAATACCAAATTCCAAAGAACAGATAATAAAAAAAGATGCTCATAAGATTGAAATCCAAAACGCTGAAAAACCTACAGTAATTACGAAAGAGCTTCTTCAAAAAATTGAAAACTACGTAAAAAAGGAAGAAGCATTTAAACAATCCGACTTAACAATAATGGATGTGGCGAAAAATGTAAAGGAACATCCAAAACGTATTTCAACAGTCATCAACTCTCTACTCAATCAAAACTTTAATAGCTATGTTAACAATTTTAGAATCGAAAAAGCTAAAGAACTTCTTAATAGCGAACATCATAATTTCAGTATTGACGGCATAGGGAAAGAAGTTGGTTTTAATAGTAAAAGTACATTTTATGGGGCTTTTAAAAAAAATACAAGAATGACTCCATCTCGTTATAAAAACCAAAATAAAATGTAG
- a CDS encoding DUF3604 domain-containing protein — protein sequence MKNRLFTRTTMISLIAIFTLLLVKCSSKNETTYLKNSISLTSFTDKQEESPSLVTDRKGNIWLFTLKRNEFPDETEFISAFKYESDKWEEMMNVTQSKGQFEAPVATCASGGKPVIAWTQKEDWSINVALFESDGFSEPHSFVTVAGHSINPVLIAPNKNRNWVAWENLHNGIFTIRISKYENSKWSEPIAINKQEGSCFSPAMAESKEGNLYIAYGYTKGFHQNIELAIIDRNSLSIKKKVPIAIGGGHENRVNINSYPALAFDKWNNLWISFENNRNTTRMEDGDNYTGDRCCAILSYQDGKVVEVKDSSKWLFKGKNDQNPTFIKDTKENLYLATYCGSDFTTYGGWKYRLSWLDANKGWQEPVTIYETKMKGFKIQPAIVFNKNNNFWLAAFNEQVIKIKDNQNSEEKTNSRRTQLNLIEFKTKALSEVYKPIEFTETKVKEFMPDLKTISTFSGHPKLARKQITINSETYYLLYGNLHEHTNSSNCWPAGNDGSKHDDYRFGMYSEGYDFVGLTDHAASTSEIHWRRNLRMADFYNESDEFVAIPGIEWTLQPDRTLDSIQYGVGHYNIIFKSTEDAKKYIRNKYEIYSPHNQETKMSLNLWQLLTEKNIECVTIPHHTADDVHYIDWSVHNPEYVTAVEIFQCRGNSEHPACPREKNLSRHNVTHYKRTFVDYALRDKKYKMGFIASGDHNSMGIGLAALWVKEVSRAGILEALKNRRTFATTGDKIFMDVRINGATVGESVKTDKAPELNFSIESQSVLDKVEVLRNSKVIHEYAINDNVSSFTQTFIDKDYKKEKSVLYYYIRVSQKNNELAWSSPIWVEKNK from the coding sequence ATGAAAAATAGATTATTTACAAGAACTACCATGATTTCTCTAATTGCAATTTTTACTCTGCTATTAGTAAAATGTTCTTCTAAAAATGAAACAACATATTTAAAGAATAGTATTAGCCTTACAAGTTTCACTGATAAACAAGAAGAAAGTCCATCATTAGTAACTGATAGAAAAGGTAATATTTGGCTTTTCACATTAAAACGAAATGAATTTCCTGATGAAACAGAGTTTATTTCTGCATTTAAGTATGAATCGGATAAGTGGGAAGAAATGATGAATGTGACCCAGTCAAAAGGTCAATTCGAAGCTCCGGTAGCAACATGTGCAAGCGGAGGTAAACCTGTAATAGCATGGACTCAAAAAGAAGATTGGAGTATAAATGTAGCTTTATTTGAAAGTGATGGGTTTAGTGAACCACATTCTTTTGTAACTGTAGCCGGGCACTCAATAAATCCGGTACTAATAGCACCAAATAAAAATCGCAACTGGGTTGCATGGGAAAACCTACATAACGGAATATTTACCATACGTATCAGTAAATATGAAAATAGTAAATGGTCTGAGCCAATTGCAATAAATAAACAAGAGGGTAGCTGTTTTTCGCCTGCTATGGCAGAATCAAAAGAAGGGAATCTGTACATAGCCTATGGATATACTAAAGGTTTTCATCAGAATATTGAATTGGCAATAATTGACCGAAACTCACTTTCAATAAAAAAGAAAGTACCAATAGCCATAGGAGGAGGACACGAAAATAGAGTTAATATAAATTCTTATCCGGCATTAGCATTTGATAAGTGGAATAATCTATGGATCAGCTTTGAAAACAACAGAAACACCACACGCATGGAAGATGGAGATAATTACACAGGCGATAGGTGTTGTGCGATACTTTCTTATCAGGATGGTAAAGTTGTTGAAGTAAAAGATAGTTCTAAATGGCTATTTAAAGGTAAAAACGATCAAAACCCAACATTTATAAAAGACACTAAGGAAAATTTGTATTTGGCAACATACTGTGGAAGTGACTTCACTACTTATGGAGGATGGAAATATAGGCTTTCGTGGCTGGATGCAAACAAAGGCTGGCAAGAACCAGTTACCATTTATGAAACAAAAATGAAAGGTTTTAAAATACAACCAGCTATTGTATTTAATAAAAACAATAATTTTTGGTTGGCAGCCTTTAATGAGCAAGTAATTAAAATAAAAGACAATCAAAATAGTGAAGAAAAAACTAATTCCCGAAGAACCCAATTGAATTTAATTGAATTTAAGACGAAAGCTTTGTCGGAAGTTTACAAACCCATTGAATTTACAGAAACAAAGGTTAAAGAATTTATGCCAGATCTAAAGACAATAAGTACCTTTAGTGGACACCCAAAGCTTGCAAGAAAACAAATAACCATAAATAGTGAAACTTATTATTTACTTTACGGAAATCTTCATGAACATACAAATAGTTCAAATTGCTGGCCTGCCGGCAACGATGGTTCAAAACATGATGATTATAGATTTGGCATGTATTCTGAAGGATATGACTTTGTTGGATTAACTGACCATGCAGCCAGCACAAGTGAAATACACTGGAGAAGAAATCTAAGAATGGCAGATTTTTATAATGAATCGGATGAGTTTGTTGCTATTCCCGGAATTGAGTGGACCTTACAACCTGATCGGACTTTAGACAGCATTCAATACGGTGTCGGACATTATAATATTATTTTTAAAAGCACTGAGGATGCTAAAAAATATATTCGTAATAAGTACGAAATATACTCGCCTCATAATCAGGAAACTAAAATGTCGCTTAACTTATGGCAATTGTTAACAGAAAAAAATATAGAGTGTGTTACTATACCTCATCACACGGCTGATGATGTGCATTATATTGATTGGAGCGTACACAATCCTGAATATGTAACAGCAGTAGAAATATTTCAATGCCGAGGAAATTCAGAACACCCGGCTTGTCCACGCGAAAAAAACTTGTCACGCCACAATGTTACCCACTACAAACGTACTTTTGTAGATTATGCCTTAAGAGATAAAAAGTATAAGATGGGATTTATTGCCAGTGGCGATCATAATAGTATGGGAATAGGACTTGCTGCACTTTGGGTAAAAGAAGTTAGCCGCGCAGGAATTTTAGAGGCATTAAAAAACAGACGCACTTTCGCTACAACAGGTGACAAAATATTTATGGATGTTAGAATTAATGGGGCTACGGTTGGCGAAAGTGTAAAAACAGATAAAGCACCAGAGCTTAACTTTAGTATTGAAAGTCAATCGGTATTAGATAAAGTTGAAGTATTAAGAAATAGTAAAGTAATACATGAGTATGCTATTAATGATAATGTAAGCTCTTTTACACAAACATTTATAGATAAAGATTATAAAAAAGAAAAAAGTGTACTGTATTACTACATAAGAGTAAGTCAGAAAAACAATGAGTTAGCATGGTCAAGTCCTATTTGGGTTGAAAAAAACAAATAA
- a CDS encoding helix-turn-helix transcriptional regulator: MKKYTLEELTNKYIGEKGSPDRVQFEFELKLDILGDMLKKARKGKHLTQEQLGELVGVQKSQISKIENNTKDVRLSTIMKVFNALKAKVKMTIDFDTDSHLEIA, encoded by the coding sequence ATGAAAAAGTACACATTAGAAGAATTGACAAATAAATATATTGGAGAAAAAGGTTCGCCAGATAGAGTACAATTTGAATTTGAACTTAAATTAGATATCCTTGGAGATATGCTTAAAAAAGCAAGGAAAGGAAAACACCTAACTCAAGAACAATTAGGAGAACTTGTTGGGGTTCAAAAATCACAGATTTCTAAAATTGAAAACAATACGAAAGATGTTAGATTATCGACAATCATGAAAGTTTTTAATGCATTAAAAGCAAAAGTAAAAATGACAATTGATTTTGATACAGATTCCCACTTGGAAATAGCTTAA